DNA sequence from the Chloroflexota bacterium genome:
GGCCAGGGGTCACCACCACGCCAGCCTTGTCCAGCACTGCCGCCGCGAAGTCGGCCGAGGTCATCCCGGCCGGCGTCGGCGACCAGACGTAGAAGGTAGCCTTCGGCACGTCGGGATTGAGGCCGATGGCGCGCAGCGTCTCCAGCACCCGGTCGCGGCGGGCCTTGTACATCTCCATCAGCGCCCTGGAGCCGTCCTGCGGCCCCTCCAGCGCCGCGATGCCGGCGTACTGGATCGCGTTGAAGATGCCCGAGTCCGTGTTCTCCTTGACCTGGGAGATGCCGGCGATCAGGTCGGCGTTGCCAACAGCCATACCGATCCGCCAGCCGGTCATGTTGTACGGCTTCGACAGCGAGTTGAACTCGACCGCCACGTCCATCGCGCCCTCAGCTTCGAGGATGCTCACCGAGCGGTAGCCGTCAAACGTGACCTCGCTGTACGGGTGATCGTTCACCAGGATCACGTCGTACTTCTTGGCCCAGGCCACGGCCTCCTGCCAGAACTCCAGCGTGGCGACCGCCCCCGTCGGGTTGTTCGGGTAGCAGAGGAACAGCAGCTTCGCCGTCTTCGACAGCTCTTCGGGGATCTTGTCGAAGCGGGGCAGGAAGCCGTCCTCGCGCGAGAGCGGGATTCGCGCCACCTCCGCGCCGGCGAACACGGCGCTCGCGAAGTAGGCCGGGTAGCCGGGATCGGGCAGGATCGCCGTGTCGCCGGGGTTCAGCGTGGCGAGGCAGAGGTGGTGGTTCCCCTCCTTGCTGCCGATCAGCGCCAGGACTTCCTTCTCGGGGTCCAGCTTGACGCCGAAGCGCTGGTCGTACCATGTCGCAACCGACTGACGGAACTTGAGCATCCCCTTCTCTTCGTCGGTCGGGTAGACGTGGTTGGCCGGATCCTCGGCGGCCTGTTGCAACGCCTGGACGACGTGCGGCGGGGTCGGCTGGTCGGGGTCGCCGACGCCCAGGCTGATGACGTCCACGCCGCGCTCGCGGGCCTCGCGGATCTTGTTGCGAATCGTCACGAACAGGTACGGCGGCAGCTTGCCCAGCCGTTCGGCCTTCTGCACGGGGAGCCTCCCATTGCCCGCCCGGGCCTCATCTGCCGGTCACGCTGGCCGGGCGCGGGCGCTGACTCGATATGAATGGCGGTATCGTAGCAGACCCGTCGCAGGCCGTTCCGGTCGCCGAGAGGCGGTCAGAACAGGCTCAGACGGGCCGCACCCGTGGTACACTTTCCGGAGATTCGGCACGCAGCGTCGCTTGTCGAGACGGCTGGTTTTGGACTCGGGCCGGGCGGACACTGGGCCGCCGGCGGTACTCGTGGGGCGCGGCAGGCCGATCTGACAGCATCCCGCTGCTCGGACGGCCG
Encoded proteins:
- a CDS encoding LL-diaminopimelate aminotransferase — its product is MQKAERLGKLPPYLFVTIRNKIREARERGVDVISLGVGDPDQPTPPHVVQALQQAAEDPANHVYPTDEEKGMLKFRQSVATWYDQRFGVKLDPEKEVLALIGSKEGNHHLCLATLNPGDTAILPDPGYPAYFASAVFAGAEVARIPLSREDGFLPRFDKIPEELSKTAKLLFLCYPNNPTGAVATLEFWQEAVAWAKKYDVILVNDHPYSEVTFDGYRSVSILEAEGAMDVAVEFNSLSKPYNMTGWRIGMAVGNADLIAGISQVKENTDSGIFNAIQYAGIAALEGPQDGSRALMEMYKARRDRVLETLRAIGLNPDVPKATFYVWSPTPAGMTSADFAAAVLDKAGVVVTPGRGYGEQGEGFFRISLTIADARLDEALARIKAAFA